TGATTTCAAACGCATCAGCAGATGAGGAAATATGTAAACTGCGTTGATAAAGCCGAAAACCATTAATTGACAAACTAAAAAATTGGGGAACCAGACTTGGCCCCCAAAACTTCATCAATGGTCAATCAAATTTCTTCTCATGGTTATCAAACCTGAACTTGAATTTACCTTTTTCTATCATTACATTTGGAAACCCAAAACCTATTTTTCAGAATTGCTTACGAATGAAAATTGTAAGTACCCTAATCCTATATGGTATGGTACTGGCAAATTGTAACAATGCTGATAGCGTGAGCCATTTAAGTTATTGAAACCTGCTGTTCTTGAATTGCAAGAGGTACGGCTGGTCTCCATGTTGTCCCATCTGGGCTGTCCATTAGAGCAATCCCCACAGCAGCTAAGTCTTTTCTGATTATATCTGATCTTTCATACTCCTTGTTCTTCCTTGCTGCAGTtctttcatcaattttttgcAATACTTGATCTTCTGTTAACTTTGCACGCTTCAAGGCTTTATCCCTCAGCTGCTGCAGAATCTGCAGCATAAATTAGTTTTTATCTCCTATAATAAACCTTattgaacaagaaaaataattgaataaagGGTTTTCAGATTTCAGTGTCCATGACGCTTGTTGGGATTGATTCTTTTTTATCATGTAAGGTTCCCATACTTTTCGGAAAAGGGGTCAACTTTTGTCCAGGAATCAAAGtatattatacaaatatatcAATATGTAGTCACCTTTATGGTAAATTTCTAGTAAAAtgctatttaaaaaaatctcataaacTCATAATGCAATGAGTAGTAGTATCGACACAACTTCCATACCTCAGAGTAACTTTCAGGCATCAATCCTAAAGTGCTCAAAACATTCCCAAGTATCTTCCCAAAAGCTGCAAGCGACTCTATCCGCAATTCTTGCTTCTTCCCCtgtataaatttataaagtaCAAGACAACACAGAGCTcaagaaaatttgagaaataaaaagaaaaacagagcaTTTATATCATTAGTGAGAAAGACGATCATGTTTATACAGCTGGGAGAAGAACCACAGAGTCAGAATTCTCAAACTACTATTACCATGTtagcaactttttttttttttggttcctaGGTTCAACACTTTTTCTTGGTTAAGGTTGAACACATTGATTTACAAATTTCTGTTTATTCTAACTCAAGAGATGCTTGGGTTCAATAACCTTTGAATCCTTATTTGATATGTAAACAAAACTAACCCTAAAAGTATTTGTACTGCAAACTAAAATCTACATCACATCCTAAACATAAAGAGTTTCTAAAATGCTGTATGCCACGTTCAGTTAATTATAATCATATTAAACTTAATGAGTATGACCCAATACCTTACGAGTATGAAGCAGATCATTAATAGTTTTTAATGGGTCTGATAGTGCAGCCAAAACAACAGGAGTGTGAAGATCATCTGACATTGATGTTACAAAAACTTTATAGAAGTTATTGATGATGTTCACTGTATCAGGTGGGATGGTATCTTTCAGGGTAACCACATCACGCTGGCTTAGCGCACTTTCACAATCATGTAACGTCTGCAACAAGAATAAATTTGatcaaaaaagcaaaatggaatcaaaaaatgaatagATAATAAGACATCTCTAGATTCAGGGAAAAAACCTCAAGTatataaacaatttaaaaagttctcaaaattttttaaatcctGCTGGCatctaaaacaaaatattcacaTATATAAAACTACATCTTCCATCAAGGACCCAAAGCAGACAGATTGACCTGAACCCCAGCAGATTGGACCAGAAAAACATTAACAAATGTGATCCACAAAGTTCAGGTGTTTCTCCagctaaaaagaaaacacacaaattCAGGTATTTCACTCAGCATTTTGCATATGTGATGTCTTTACATTCATGTGTCTGTGTGGTGTTGGCTGGGAGGaaggaagggagagagaggagagacaGGCTTCTTCCATCTGCAGAGAAGTAGGATACTGTGGTACCTGATAAATGTAGAAAATCCGATCTGAAGCACTTTCAAGCAGCACATCAGCGTAGTTGATTGGAGACTGATAGTGGGTCCCTAACAAGAAAAGTCGCAAAGCCAGGGGATGGTAAAGGTCTATAACCTGTAAGATCCAATATTtacaacaaaaggaaaagtcAGATAAGACTTCAATTCTTAAAGCTCACTGACCAATGACAAAGGCATGtgccaaaaaatgaaaaagaaagaaaaaaaagtgtgaCCACTTTAAGCAGAATGGAAGCCTTTTACCTGCCGAATTGTGAAAAAGTTTCCAAGGGATTTGGACATTTTCTCTGAGTCAACAGTGACAAAACCATTGTGTATCCAGTAGCTTATATTACTGTGGTTACACACAGCACAACTCTGAGCAATTTCATTCTCGTGGTGGGGAAACACAAGGTCCATCCCTCCACCATGTATGTCAAAAGAGTAACCCAGATAAGCAGCACTCATAGCACTGCACTCGATATGCCATCCAGGTCTACCAGGGCCC
The window above is part of the Prunus dulcis chromosome 1, ALMONDv2, whole genome shotgun sequence genome. Proteins encoded here:
- the LOC117622546 gene encoding cysteine--tRNA ligase, chloroplastic/mitochondrial isoform X1, with amino-acid sequence MSTLLKFYRPLFSIPYSTRTVQLGTHCFHSLFKPKRRIRCVSTSSHSQPSIGIGGKWESPEFSELWLQNTISRKKEVFRPKTVGKVGMYVCGVTAYDLSHIGHARVYVTFDVLYRYLRHLGYQVTYVRNFTDVDDKIIARAKELGEDPISLSRRYCEEFNRDMVYLHCLPPSAEPRVSDHMPQILDMIKQIIENGYAYIVDGDVYFSVEKFPDYGRLSGRKLEDNRAGERVAVDSRKKHPADFALWKTAKEGEPFWDSPWGPGRPGWHIECSAMSAAYLGYSFDIHGGGMDLVFPHHENEIAQSCAVCNHSNISYWIHNGFVTVDSEKMSKSLGNFFTIRQVIDLYHPLALRLFLLGTHYQSPINYADVLLESASDRIFYIYQVPQYPTSLQMEEACLSSLSLPSSQPTPHRHMNTLHDCESALSQRDVVTLKDTIPPDTVNIINNFYKVFVTSMSDDLHTPVVLAALSDPLKTINDLLHTRKGKKQELRIESLAAFGKILGNVLSTLGLMPESYSEILQQLRDKALKRAKLTEDQVLQKIDERTAARKNKEYERSDIIRKDLAAVGIALMDSPDGTTWRPAVPLAIQEQQVSIT
- the LOC117622546 gene encoding cysteine--tRNA ligase, chloroplastic/mitochondrial isoform X2; the protein is MSTLLKFYRPLFSIPYSTRTVQLGTHCFHSLFKPKRRIRCVSTSSHSQPSIGIGGKWESPEFSELWLQNTISRKKEVFRPKTVGKVGMYVCGVTAYDLSHIGHARVYVTFDVLYRYLRHLGYQVTYVRNFTDVDDKIIARAKELGEDPISLSRRYCEEFNRDMVYLHCLPPSAEPRVSDHMPQILDMIKQIIENGYAYIVDGDVYFSVEKFPDYGRLSGRKLEDNRAGERVAVDSRKKHPADFALWKTAKEGEPFWDSPWGPGRPGWHIECSAMSAAYLGYSFDIHGGGMDLVFPHHENEIAQSCAVCNHSNISYWIHNGFVTVDSEKMSKSLGNFFTIRQVIDLYHPLALRLFLLGTHYQSPINYADVLLESASDRIFYIYQTLHDCESALSQRDVVTLKDTIPPDTVNIINNFYKVFVTSMSDDLHTPVVLAALSDPLKTINDLLHTRKGKKQELRIESLAAFGKILGNVLSTLGLMPESYSEILQQLRDKALKRAKLTEDQVLQKIDERTAARKNKEYERSDIIRKDLAAVGIALMDSPDGTTWRPAVPLAIQEQQVSIT
- the LOC117622546 gene encoding cysteine--tRNA ligase, chloroplastic/mitochondrial isoform X3, with the translated sequence MTSAISAMLGSMLPSMFCTGRYLRHLGYQVTYVRNFTDVDDKIIARAKELGEDPISLSRRYCEEFNRDMVYLHCLPPSAEPRVSDHMPQILDMIKQIIENGYAYIVDGDVYFSVEKFPDYGRLSGRKLEDNRAGERVAVDSRKKHPADFALWKTAKEGEPFWDSPWGPGRPGWHIECSAMSAAYLGYSFDIHGGGMDLVFPHHENEIAQSCAVCNHSNISYWIHNGFVTVDSEKMSKSLGNFFTIRQVIDLYHPLALRLFLLGTHYQSPINYADVLLESASDRIFYIYQVPQYPTSLQMEEACLSSLSLPSSQPTPHRHMNTLHDCESALSQRDVVTLKDTIPPDTVNIINNFYKVFVTSMSDDLHTPVVLAALSDPLKTINDLLHTRKGKKQELRIESLAAFGKILGNVLSTLGLMPESYSEILQQLRDKALKRAKLTEDQVLQKIDERTAARKNKEYERSDIIRKDLAAVGIALMDSPDGTTWRPAVPLAIQEQQVSIT